The following coding sequences are from one Paenibacillus sp. JDR-2 window:
- a CDS encoding MATE family efflux transporter, which produces MQKREHHKFSLWMLAWPIFIELFLQFLLGAADTLQVSKISDNAVAVVGFSTQLFSALMTLFMTVASGAGILIAQRIGMRKNEDARTIAIMAVKVSAIIGLGISVLLYLFPGPIASALHLPDELLPLAKTYISIVGGGMVLVAVMAALSNAIRNTGNTKGPMYTAIGMNIVHVGMNYAFIFGKFGFPQWGLKGVAISTDISRLLAVIVLLIMFLGAFERQISLRDFKLFDSKLFKEILKIGWPLGINMSCWVFSQLLIYTYIAQLGSVELSARTYMNTLESFCFMLGYSLALALQIQIAHLFGAGKVQEAYKNSYRALWIGLAIVTVNALVLYLIGGTILKIFTDDPEIIAMGVSLLGMNLLLQPGKMLNMGIGNALNAVGDTRYVMWTSITSMTLIATILSYIFGITLGWGLVGIYACMIMDEYIRGIWVLRRWRQKKFMKTGQEKPAAVSHNGAGGKGATLEA; this is translated from the coding sequence ATGCAAAAGCGTGAACATCACAAGTTTTCGCTATGGATGCTTGCATGGCCGATATTTATTGAGTTATTCCTGCAATTTCTGTTAGGAGCAGCCGATACGCTGCAGGTGAGCAAGATTTCGGATAATGCGGTTGCCGTCGTAGGCTTCTCGACGCAGCTGTTCAGCGCCTTAATGACGCTGTTCATGACGGTTGCGAGCGGGGCGGGTATTCTGATCGCGCAGCGGATTGGGATGCGGAAGAATGAGGATGCCCGGACAATTGCGATTATGGCTGTCAAAGTCAGCGCGATTATAGGTCTTGGAATCAGCGTGCTGCTGTATCTGTTCCCGGGACCGATCGCTTCCGCGCTTCATCTGCCGGATGAATTATTGCCACTGGCCAAAACGTATATTTCGATTGTAGGCGGCGGGATGGTGCTTGTTGCCGTTATGGCGGCGCTGAGCAATGCGATCCGCAATACGGGCAACACGAAAGGCCCGATGTATACGGCCATTGGCATGAATATCGTGCATGTCGGGATGAACTATGCGTTTATTTTCGGCAAATTCGGATTTCCGCAGTGGGGACTCAAAGGGGTTGCGATCTCGACGGACATCAGCCGCCTGCTTGCGGTGATCGTGCTCTTGATCATGTTCCTTGGCGCCTTCGAACGCCAGATTTCGCTTCGCGACTTCAAGCTGTTCGACAGCAAGCTGTTCAAGGAGATTCTGAAGATTGGCTGGCCGCTTGGCATTAACATGTCCTGCTGGGTCTTCTCCCAGCTTCTTATCTATACGTATATCGCGCAGCTTGGCTCGGTGGAGCTGTCGGCCCGTACGTATATGAATACATTGGAATCGTTCTGCTTCATGCTTGGTTATTCGCTTGCGCTTGCGCTTCAGATTCAGATCGCGCATCTGTTCGGAGCAGGCAAGGTGCAGGAGGCTTACAAGAATTCCTACCGTGCGCTTTGGATCGGGCTTGCGATCGTGACGGTGAACGCGCTGGTGCTGTATTTGATCGGCGGTACAATCCTCAAGATCTTCACGGACGATCCGGAGATTATCGCGATGGGCGTCTCCCTGCTTGGGATGAACCTGCTGCTGCAGCCGGGCAAAATGCTCAACATGGGCATCGGCAATGCGCTTAACGCGGTTGGCGACACCCGTTACGTGATGTGGACCTCGATTACTTCGATGACCTTGATCGCAACTATCCTTTCTTATATATTTGGGATAACGCTGGGATGGGGACTTGTTGGCATCTATGCGTGTATGATTATGGATGAATACATCCGCGGCATATGGGTGCTTAGACGGTGGAGACAGAAGAAGTTCATGAAGACGGGCCAGGAGAAGCCGGCTGCCGTCTCGCATAACGGTGCGGGAGGCAAAGGCGCAACGTTAGAGGCCTAA
- a CDS encoding ABC transporter ATP-binding protein: protein MLKKFFAYYRPYRKLFLLDFGCAVILAVLELLFPLAVSHVIDTLLPEGNLKYIIGACAILLAVYVLNTFLSFVVTYWGHMLGINIETDMRRKLFDHVQKLSFRFFDNTKTGHLISRMTNDLFEIGEVAHHGPEDMFIAVMTLMGAFGIMAYINLPLTIMTFIVVPIILVLVLFFNGKMTKASHRLFGDMADFNARVEDTVGGIRVVQAFSNEKHESKLFAGNNSRFRQAKLISYKIIGLNSSITYMLMRLVTLFVLLAGTWFVINDNLLYGEFVAFVLMTNIFFKPIEKINAVIESYPRGIAGFRRYVELLETEPDVADAPNAKAVDRLHGDIEYKSVTFGYEGEAKVLKDISLSIRAGETIAFVGPSGAGKTTLCSLLPRFYEVDGGGISVDGHDIRDLKLESLRKQIGIVQQDVFLFAGTIRDNITYGKLGASDADIMEAARRARLEEFIQSQPDGLDTVVGERGVKLSGGQKQRMAIARMFLKNPPILILDEATSALDTETEQAIQQSLAELSEGRTTLVIAHRLATIKNADRIVVVTENGITEEGRHEELVATGGIYSRLHQAQFGAI from the coding sequence ATGCTTAAGAAGTTTTTTGCTTATTACAGGCCTTATCGTAAGTTGTTCCTGCTCGACTTCGGCTGCGCGGTTATTCTGGCGGTTCTGGAGCTGCTCTTCCCGCTGGCGGTCAGCCATGTCATCGATACGCTTCTTCCGGAAGGGAATCTGAAGTATATCATTGGCGCCTGCGCGATTCTGCTTGCCGTCTACGTGCTGAATACGTTCCTGTCCTTTGTCGTGACGTATTGGGGGCATATGCTTGGTATCAATATTGAGACGGATATGCGCAGAAAGCTGTTCGATCATGTGCAGAAGCTTAGCTTCCGTTTCTTCGATAATACGAAGACCGGCCATTTGATCTCGCGTATGACGAACGATCTGTTCGAGATCGGGGAAGTGGCGCATCATGGTCCGGAGGATATGTTTATTGCCGTTATGACCCTGATGGGCGCGTTCGGCATTATGGCTTATATTAATCTGCCGCTGACGATCATGACGTTTATCGTCGTGCCGATTATTCTGGTGCTCGTTCTGTTCTTTAATGGAAAAATGACGAAGGCTTCCCACCGTCTCTTCGGGGATATGGCCGACTTTAATGCCCGCGTCGAAGATACTGTTGGCGGTATCCGCGTTGTTCAAGCTTTCTCGAACGAGAAGCACGAGAGCAAGCTGTTCGCAGGCAACAACAGCCGGTTCCGTCAGGCGAAGCTTATCTCTTACAAAATCATCGGTCTGAACTCGTCCATCACTTACATGCTGATGAGACTGGTTACGCTGTTTGTACTGCTTGCCGGTACGTGGTTCGTTATCAACGACAATCTGCTGTACGGGGAATTTGTCGCGTTTGTCCTGATGACGAATATTTTCTTCAAGCCGATCGAGAAGATTAATGCCGTTATTGAAAGCTATCCGCGCGGGATCGCGGGCTTCCGCCGTTACGTGGAGCTGCTCGAGACTGAACCGGATGTAGCGGACGCGCCTAACGCGAAGGCGGTTGACCGTCTGCATGGCGATATCGAATACAAGAGCGTGACGTTTGGTTACGAAGGCGAAGCGAAGGTGCTTAAGGACATCAGCCTGTCGATTCGCGCCGGCGAGACCATCGCATTCGTTGGACCGTCCGGTGCGGGCAAAACCACGCTCTGCAGTCTGCTCCCGCGCTTCTATGAAGTGGATGGAGGCGGCATCTCGGTGGATGGCCACGACATCCGCGATCTGAAGCTGGAATCTCTCCGCAAGCAGATTGGTATCGTGCAGCAGGATGTATTCCTGTTCGCCGGTACCATCCGCGACAACATTACCTACGGTAAGCTTGGCGCATCCGACGCGGATATTATGGAAGCTGCGCGACGCGCGAGACTGGAAGAGTTTATTCAGTCCCAGCCTGACGGACTCGACACGGTTGTCGGGGAGCGGGGCGTGAAGCTGTCCGGCGGCCAGAAGCAGCGGATGGCGATTGCGCGCATGTTCCTGAAGAACCCGCCGATCCTGATCCTGGACGAAGCGACTTCGGCGCTAGATACCGAGACCGAACAGGCGATCCAGCAGTCGCTGGCCGAGCTGTCCGAAGGCCGGACAACGCTTGTTATTGCGCACCGCCTGGCGACGATCAAGAACGCTGACCGCATCGTAGTGGTGACCGAGAACGGCATCACCGAGGAAGGCCGTCACGAGGAGCTTGTAGCAACGGGAGGCATTTACAGCCGTCTGCATCAGGCGCAATTTGGGGCAATATAA
- the infC gene encoding translation initiation factor IF-3 — protein sequence MLIMNEKIKAAEVRLTGLDGESLGIVSREEALQMAKQLKVDLVCESLMSSPPPCKLIVRGGAKQQASQQKRAEKVKSEPAKVKELRLSVDIEQHDYDTKLRQAVKLLESGNAVQLVIRIQGKEGARAKELLEQLLADLKPYGAKQTGIQLSGKQAAVQVNPN from the coding sequence ATGTTAATTATGAATGAGAAAATAAAAGCAGCCGAGGTACGCCTCACCGGTCTCGACGGCGAATCGCTTGGCATCGTATCGCGCGAAGAAGCGCTTCAGATGGCGAAGCAGCTGAAGGTGGATCTCGTCTGCGAATCGCTGATGAGCAGTCCGCCTCCGTGCAAGCTGATCGTGCGCGGCGGCGCCAAGCAGCAGGCGAGCCAGCAGAAGCGGGCGGAGAAGGTGAAGAGCGAGCCCGCGAAGGTGAAGGAGCTGCGGCTTAGCGTGGATATCGAGCAGCATGATTACGACACGAAGCTGCGGCAGGCGGTGAAGCTGCTGGAATCGGGCAACGCGGTCCAGCTGGTCATCCGTATTCAAGGCAAAGAGGGCGCTAGGGCGAAGGAACTCCTGGAGCAGCTTCTGGCGGATCTGAAGCCATACGGCGCGAAGCAGACCGGCATTCAGCTCAGCGGCAAGCAAGCGGCGGTTCAAGTGAACCCGAATTAA
- a CDS encoding helix-turn-helix transcriptional regulator, whose protein sequence is MTLFHFTVPPLPHYIASGYTKCSAGFKHPGRYRIGVFDLLVVTEGCLFMGEGDSTFEVRAGEVLILGPDNHHYATKECEEPSAYYWLHFQTTGRWAASEEYAPRIIQGREPHGLNPQIFTTQTFIKQVPQYTRLLQPAKTVEQIQQLMELGHGNHLGSVSWKQQVLFQEIIEQLSASIEMQGTTPTSQCAELAASYLRKHYREDIKAQQLGESINFHPVYIARCMQKEFGCSPFDFLLRFRIQQSKLLLLQTNYTIARVAEEVGFNSAAYFTSCFAKYEGISPRKYRQRFSHG, encoded by the coding sequence ATGACCCTGTTTCATTTTACCGTTCCGCCGCTTCCGCACTATATCGCATCGGGCTATACGAAGTGCTCGGCCGGGTTCAAGCATCCCGGCAGATACCGGATTGGCGTATTTGATTTACTTGTCGTTACAGAAGGCTGTCTCTTTATGGGGGAGGGCGATTCCACGTTTGAGGTAAGGGCTGGGGAGGTACTCATTCTGGGACCGGACAATCATCATTACGCGACAAAAGAATGCGAAGAGCCCTCCGCCTATTACTGGCTTCACTTCCAGACAACGGGACGGTGGGCAGCTTCAGAGGAATATGCTCCGCGGATTATTCAAGGCAGGGAGCCTCATGGCTTAAATCCCCAAATTTTCACTACGCAAACCTTCATCAAGCAGGTGCCGCAATACACCAGGCTGCTTCAGCCCGCCAAGACAGTCGAGCAGATCCAGCAGCTGATGGAGCTTGGCCACGGCAACCATCTGGGCAGTGTCAGCTGGAAGCAGCAGGTGCTGTTCCAGGAGATTATCGAGCAGCTGTCCGCCTCTATCGAGATGCAGGGCACGACGCCAACCTCGCAATGCGCGGAGCTGGCCGCCTCGTACTTAAGGAAGCATTACCGCGAGGATATTAAGGCGCAGCAGCTTGGCGAGAGCATCAACTTCCATCCCGTCTATATCGCCAGATGCATGCAAAAGGAATTCGGCTGCTCGCCGTTCGACTTCCTGCTGCGCTTCCGCATTCAGCAGTCGAAGCTGCTGCTTCTGCAGACGAACTATACGATCGCAAGGGTGGCCGAAGAGGTTGGCTTCAACTCCGCCGCCTACTTCACCTCCTGCTTCGCCAAGTACGAGGGCATATCGCCCCGCAAATACCGCCAGCGCTTCTCGCATGGCTGA